A DNA window from Porphyromonas gingivalis ATCC 33277 contains the following coding sequences:
- a CDS encoding GNAT family N-acetyltransferase, whose product MDFIFSRIEKYYPYNLLLLADETVVAINKYLPYSDVYIAKQQGKIVGVISLLPVDKQTIEIKNIAISPAYQGKGLGSWILKKAEEIARKGGYITIIVGTADCGTKQIQFYEKHGYSKYAIKENFFLENYAQPIYENGIILKDMIMLRKELK is encoded by the coding sequence ATGGACTTTATCTTCAGTAGAATAGAAAAGTATTACCCCTATAATCTGCTCCTGTTAGCAGACGAAACAGTTGTAGCTATAAACAAGTATCTTCCTTATTCAGATGTTTACATAGCAAAACAACAGGGGAAAATAGTAGGTGTGATAAGTCTGTTGCCAGTAGATAAACAAACGATTGAAATAAAAAACATAGCTATCTCTCCTGCATATCAGGGGAAAGGGCTGGGTAGCTGGATTCTGAAAAAAGCAGAAGAAATTGCTAGAAAAGGTGGTTATATAACCATTATTGTCGGCACAGCTGATTGTGGGACAAAACAGATTCAATTTTACGAGAAGCATGGTTATTCGAAGTATGCGATAAAGGAAAACTTTTTTCTTGAGAATTATGCCCAGCCAATTTATGAAAATGGGATAATACTAAAAGATATGATTATGTTGAGAAAAGAGTTGAAATGA
- a CDS encoding RNA-binding domain-containing protein, with translation MITKKELLQMLSDTESYNIERTESTGNMDKFCQAICAFSNDMSGSGKNGYLIIGAKDNGKLSGLQVDDKLLLQIANIRTDGNILPQPIMTVEKFSFGEGDVLVAEVQPSEFPPVRYRGRVWVRVGPRKSTATEAEEKILTERRLSNVHTFDAMPCLGTSIDDLDVALIRKEFLPKAVAEDVLGEDKRDITDQLASLGLYDLRYNCPTNGAIVLFGKNPERHVHGAYIQYVRFRGKDRTGDILNEHKFSGNLCKVLPKIDAFVETSISQKRPIPVSVLREETVSKYPYWATRELLMNAIMHRDYEGNAPIQFYEYDDRIEIQNPGGLYGKVSPDNFPNVSDYRNPFIAEAMKVLGYVNRFSRGVYRAQKELEENGNGQASFDFSLITAFRVVENVSQKYFEEGFGGETSKKHPRNIQETTQETTQETTQERILAAIQAKPEITQKELAQSIGITLDGIKYHIKNMTKLGLIKHEGSTKAGKWIIIK, from the coding sequence ATGATAACGAAAAAGGAACTTCTGCAAATGCTTTCGGACACTGAGAGCTACAATATTGAGAGAACAGAATCGACTGGCAATATGGATAAGTTTTGTCAGGCGATATGCGCTTTTTCAAATGATATGTCGGGAAGTGGTAAGAATGGCTATCTCATTATTGGAGCCAAGGACAATGGAAAGTTGTCAGGTTTGCAGGTCGATGATAAACTTTTATTGCAGATTGCCAATATTCGGACAGATGGTAATATTCTCCCTCAGCCCATCATGACAGTGGAGAAATTCAGTTTTGGTGAGGGGGATGTATTGGTTGCAGAAGTTCAACCTTCAGAGTTTCCTCCCGTGCGTTATCGTGGTCGTGTTTGGGTGCGTGTCGGCCCTCGGAAGAGCACTGCAACAGAGGCAGAAGAAAAGATACTCACCGAAAGGCGACTCTCCAACGTTCATACTTTTGATGCTATGCCTTGTTTGGGAACGAGCATTGACGACTTGGATGTAGCTCTCATTCGTAAGGAGTTTTTGCCCAAGGCTGTGGCAGAGGATGTTCTCGGTGAAGATAAACGAGATATCACGGATCAACTTGCCTCTCTTGGCTTATATGATTTGCGTTATAACTGTCCGACTAATGGGGCTATTGTCCTGTTCGGAAAGAATCCTGAACGACACGTACATGGGGCGTATATTCAATATGTTCGCTTCAGGGGTAAGGATCGCACAGGTGATATTCTCAACGAGCATAAGTTTAGCGGTAATCTTTGTAAGGTATTGCCAAAGATTGATGCTTTTGTCGAGACAAGTATCTCACAAAAGCGTCCCATTCCCGTAAGTGTACTTCGGGAAGAAACAGTTTCCAAGTACCCATACTGGGCTACTCGAGAGTTATTGATGAATGCTATTATGCACAGGGATTACGAGGGAAACGCTCCTATTCAGTTTTATGAGTATGATGATCGCATCGAGATCCAAAACCCTGGCGGCTTATACGGCAAGGTCAGTCCCGATAATTTCCCCAATGTGAGTGATTATCGGAATCCCTTTATTGCCGAAGCAATGAAAGTCTTGGGCTATGTAAACCGATTCAGCCGTGGAGTCTATCGAGCTCAGAAGGAGTTGGAAGAAAACGGTAACGGGCAAGCCTCTTTTGATTTTTCATTGATTACAGCTTTTCGAGTAGTCGAGAACGTTTCTCAAAAGTATTTTGAAGAAGGCTTTGGGGGAGAAACATCCAAGAAACATCCAAGAAACATCCAAGAGACTACCCAAGAAACTACCCAAGAAACTACCCAAGAAAGGATTTTAGCAGCTATTCAGGCAAAGCCAGAAATTACTCAAAAGGAATTAGCTCAATCTATCGGCATTACTCTTGATGGCATTAAATATCATATTAAGAATATGACCAAATTGGGACTCATCAAGCACGAAGGCTCTACAAAGGCTGGAAAGTGGATAATAATCAAATAA
- a CDS encoding IS982-like element IS195 family transposase: MKTNIVDVFCIIDDFSKLFDEAIKKKTLEEEDKKRRNRKFKMSDSEVMTILILFHLSRYRDLKAFYLQYITHSCRSEFPHLVSYNRFVELQSRVGFKLIAFLNMCCLGQCTGISFIDSTPLKACHIKRAHGHRTMRGWAQKGKSTMGWFYGFKLHIVINDRGEIINYQITPGNCDDREPLKDGTFTKNLFGKLIADRGYISQNLFDRLFVDDIHMITKIKKNMKNSLMHLYDKVLLRKRALIETVNDMLKNVCQIEHTRHRSVNNFVTNLISGIIAYNILPKKPELNIEIIRNPNFPISA, from the coding sequence ATGAAGACAAATATAGTTGATGTTTTTTGCATCATAGATGATTTCTCCAAGCTTTTTGATGAAGCAATCAAGAAAAAGACCCTCGAAGAGGAAGACAAAAAACGCAGGAATAGAAAGTTTAAGATGTCGGACAGTGAGGTCATGACCATCCTGATCCTGTTTCATCTGTCAAGATACCGAGATTTGAAAGCTTTTTATCTTCAATACATCACCCATTCTTGTCGATCCGAGTTCCCACATCTTGTCTCTTATAATCGCTTTGTGGAGCTGCAAAGCAGGGTAGGTTTCAAGCTGATAGCATTTCTCAATATGTGTTGTTTGGGTCAATGTACAGGCATCTCTTTCATCGATTCCACCCCACTGAAGGCTTGTCATATCAAACGAGCTCATGGGCATAGGACAATGAGGGGATGGGCTCAAAAAGGCAAAAGCACCATGGGTTGGTTTTATGGATTCAAACTACATATTGTTATCAACGACAGGGGTGAAATCATCAACTATCAAATCACACCGGGCAATTGTGATGACAGAGAACCTCTGAAAGACGGAACATTCACCAAGAATCTTTTTGGCAAACTCATTGCCGATAGAGGCTACATTTCCCAAAACCTTTTTGACCGGCTCTTTGTCGATGACATCCACATGATAACCAAAATCAAAAAGAACATGAAGAACTCCCTGATGCATCTATATGACAAAGTTTTATTGAGAAAGAGAGCCTTGATCGAAACGGTCAATGATATGCTCAAAAATGTCTGTCAGATAGAGCACACGAGACATCGCAGTGTCAACAATTTTGTCACCAACCTGATCTCCGGTATCATCGCTTACAACATCCTGCCTAAAAAGCCTGAACTCAATATTGAAATCATCAGAAACCCTAACTTTCCTATTTCCGCTTAG
- a CDS encoding DUF349 domain-containing protein: protein MENPTNPLTDSMAQPESEELKPTTTDRLPEAQSLEVADPTPLENESKSAEESKTSVNARLADMTELELLDSLAILLQGEELPRRQEVEAYKSAFYKKKQARTGESADSTTSSMAEPDLNEERLKDLLQRFRELNQTRIESMQKERESNLAQKEALLQRLRDLLGSNEEFGKISPVFHEIRKSWKETGPVPEANATDITKEYNSLVEQFYDLKQINDEFRAYDFKKNLEAKEELIHQAEVLTENADVIHSFRVLQELHHQWRELGPVARELREEVWARFKAASTAINKKYQEHFEKQKMREQENLAAKTLLCEEMEAIDTSGLNSLAKWDEQTKAVLEIQAKWKTIGYARRSDNEKIYERFRAACDNYFNKKTAFFKGKREELTDNYKKKLAMVEEAESLQESSDWKETSARLAELQKKWKTIGAVPHRYSDEIWKRFTTACDAFFKRKKAEQGDMRSEERENLKSKKAIIAELETLDSEEASEGIIDRLNALAGRWNSIGFVPFREKDTINKAYRKLIDGLYDKLNIERSNRRLEGYNASLEQLEGGGKGQLYDERDRMTRILDRMRNELQTYTNNLGFLNISSKSGNSLMREMERKKEKLEEDIRLMIEKIKLIDKKVEELNSKE from the coding sequence ATGGAAAACCCTACGAACCCTCTCACGGATTCAATGGCACAGCCTGAATCCGAAGAATTGAAACCTACGACAACAGACCGGTTGCCGGAGGCTCAAAGCCTGGAAGTGGCAGATCCGACTCCTTTGGAAAACGAATCCAAATCAGCCGAAGAAAGTAAAACAAGTGTAAACGCCCGTTTGGCGGACATGACCGAGCTCGAGCTACTTGACAGCTTGGCCATATTACTCCAAGGAGAAGAGCTACCTCGCCGACAGGAAGTAGAGGCCTACAAAAGTGCTTTCTATAAGAAAAAGCAGGCTCGTACAGGAGAATCGGCCGACAGTACGACTTCGTCTATGGCCGAACCGGACTTGAACGAAGAGCGTCTGAAAGACTTGCTACAGCGTTTTCGCGAACTGAACCAAACACGAATAGAGTCGATGCAAAAGGAACGTGAGAGCAATTTGGCTCAGAAAGAAGCCCTCTTGCAACGACTGAGGGATCTTCTCGGCAGCAACGAGGAGTTCGGCAAGATCAGCCCTGTTTTTCATGAGATCCGCAAGTCATGGAAGGAGACCGGTCCCGTACCGGAAGCAAATGCTACGGATATAACCAAAGAATATAATAGTCTGGTAGAGCAGTTCTATGACCTGAAGCAGATCAATGATGAATTCCGCGCCTACGATTTCAAAAAGAATCTGGAGGCTAAGGAGGAATTGATCCATCAGGCCGAAGTGCTGACTGAGAATGCGGATGTCATCCATTCTTTCAGGGTGCTGCAAGAGCTGCATCATCAATGGCGCGAATTGGGACCGGTAGCTCGCGAACTCCGCGAAGAGGTGTGGGCGAGATTCAAGGCTGCTTCTACTGCTATCAATAAGAAGTATCAGGAACACTTCGAAAAGCAAAAGATGCGCGAGCAAGAGAATCTGGCTGCGAAAACATTGCTTTGTGAAGAAATGGAAGCGATAGATACCTCCGGTCTGAACTCGCTGGCCAAATGGGACGAGCAAACGAAGGCCGTACTAGAGATTCAGGCCAAGTGGAAGACTATAGGCTATGCTCGCAGAAGCGACAATGAGAAGATCTACGAGCGTTTCCGCGCAGCATGTGATAATTATTTCAATAAGAAAACAGCTTTCTTCAAAGGCAAACGTGAAGAGCTGACCGATAACTACAAGAAGAAGCTGGCCATGGTAGAAGAGGCGGAGAGCCTTCAGGAGAGTTCCGACTGGAAAGAAACCTCTGCTCGCTTGGCCGAACTCCAAAAGAAATGGAAAACCATCGGAGCCGTTCCTCATCGGTATAGTGATGAGATCTGGAAGCGTTTTACAACTGCATGCGATGCATTCTTCAAACGTAAAAAAGCCGAACAGGGAGATATGCGCTCCGAAGAACGCGAAAACCTGAAGAGCAAGAAAGCAATCATTGCAGAGCTTGAGACTTTGGATTCGGAAGAAGCAAGCGAGGGTATCATCGACAGGCTCAATGCTCTGGCCGGACGTTGGAATTCCATAGGCTTTGTACCGTTCAGAGAGAAGGATACTATCAACAAAGCTTACCGAAAATTGATCGATGGTCTGTACGACAAGCTGAATATCGAACGAAGCAACCGGCGCCTCGAAGGATACAATGCCTCCTTGGAACAACTGGAGGGTGGCGGCAAAGGACAGCTCTACGATGAACGTGATCGTATGACACGTATCCTCGACCGTATGCGCAACGAATTGCAGACCTATACGAACAATCTGGGTTTCCTCAATATATCCAGTAAAAGTGGGAATAGCCTGATGCGCGAAATGGAGCGCAAGAAGGAAAAGCTGGAAGAAGACATCCGTCTGATGATCGAAAAGATCAAGCTGATCGACAAGAAGGTGGAAGAGCTGAACTCTAAAGAGTAG
- a CDS encoding D-2-hydroxyacid dehydrogenase, which yields MKIVIADSYAALPGDLDWSGIEEMGECVFYEYTRPEDLALRAADAEILLTNKTPVTAADMEGMPHLRYIGLMITGLNLIDMDAARERGITITNIPHYSTESVAQMAISHLLHITMPIGELSRQVKDGCWQNDYEQIARDTYQIELSGLTMAIVGLGAIGTRVAEMARGFGMKILAHTSKSPIELPSYIEKADSLEKLFSRADVLSLHCPLTAQTQRMVSADRLALMKPTAILLNMSRGSLIDEKALASALNEGRLYAAGLDVLAEEPPRMDHPLLKARNCHITPHMGWNTDAARLRLSRTIKENLRAFISGHPVNVV from the coding sequence ATGAAGATAGTAATAGCGGACAGCTATGCAGCTCTACCCGGAGATTTGGACTGGAGCGGTATCGAAGAAATGGGCGAATGCGTGTTCTACGAATATACCCGTCCGGAGGATTTGGCTCTGCGTGCTGCCGATGCTGAAATACTGCTTACCAACAAGACTCCTGTGACTGCGGCCGACATGGAAGGGATGCCCCACCTACGTTACATCGGACTGATGATTACAGGCCTTAATCTTATAGATATGGATGCTGCTCGTGAGCGTGGTATCACCATAACGAACATCCCCCACTATAGCACAGAATCAGTAGCCCAAATGGCAATCTCGCATCTGCTGCACATAACCATGCCGATCGGAGAACTTTCCCGGCAGGTGAAAGATGGTTGCTGGCAGAACGATTACGAACAAATCGCTCGCGATACTTATCAGATAGAACTGAGCGGGCTGACGATGGCTATCGTGGGACTTGGGGCAATAGGCACACGTGTAGCGGAAATGGCACGCGGATTCGGCATGAAGATTTTGGCACATACATCCAAATCTCCAATCGAGTTGCCTTCTTATATAGAAAAGGCCGATAGCCTGGAGAAGCTTTTCTCTCGGGCTGATGTGCTGAGTCTGCATTGCCCGCTCACAGCGCAAACCCAAAGGATGGTATCGGCTGATAGGCTGGCACTGATGAAACCGACAGCTATCCTGCTGAACATGTCCCGAGGAAGTCTGATCGATGAAAAAGCATTAGCCTCTGCCCTAAATGAAGGACGGCTCTATGCTGCAGGCTTGGACGTACTTGCGGAAGAACCTCCACGCATGGATCACCCTTTGCTCAAGGCGCGTAATTGTCACATCACGCCACATATGGGCTGGAATACGGATGCAGCGCGCTTGCGCCTTTCTCGGACGATCAAGGAGAATCTTCGGGCTTTCATTTCCGGTCACCCTGTCAATGTCGTTTAA
- a CDS encoding 8-amino-7-oxononanoate synthase yields the protein MNEKYRAELQELEESGSLRQLRNLIHDGSYIIEEERRMLNLSSNDYLGLTAREDLIDEFYTSISGEDRLPGSCSSRLLTGNSTAYDRLERMIAERFGRESSLIFNSGYHLNTGVLPALVDGRTLIVADRLVHASIIDGIRLCGTPFERFRHNDPEHLERILRKNKDLYSRIIIAVESIYSMDGDVADLPSLVGLKKLYPTVELYVDEAHAIGVRGKTGLGLAEETATIGKIDYLVGTFGKALASMGAYIVCDNAVREYLINRSRSLIFSTALPPATIGWTELIFRRLPEFVMERKRLEDSATLLRDAIKKKGIEMPSSSHIIPYMVGENAPCIALSEHLQDNGFFVLPIRHPTVPLHTARLRFSLTAALDTVSIHKLIDILP from the coding sequence ATGAACGAAAAGTATAGGGCAGAGCTGCAAGAGCTGGAAGAAAGCGGGAGTCTCAGGCAGCTTAGGAATCTGATACACGATGGCAGCTACATCATCGAGGAGGAAAGACGAATGCTCAACCTCTCCTCGAACGATTATCTCGGACTGACTGCTCGGGAAGATCTGATAGATGAGTTTTATACCTCTATCTCTGGAGAGGATCGACTTCCGGGCAGCTGTTCCTCCCGTCTGCTCACGGGCAATAGTACGGCATATGACAGATTGGAGAGGATGATAGCGGAACGATTCGGACGCGAATCTTCTCTGATATTCAACAGCGGTTACCACCTCAACACAGGCGTTCTACCGGCTCTTGTGGATGGACGGACCTTGATCGTGGCAGACAGATTAGTTCATGCCAGCATCATAGATGGCATCCGACTCTGTGGAACGCCTTTCGAGCGATTTCGACACAATGATCCGGAGCATTTGGAGCGGATCCTCCGCAAGAATAAAGATCTATACAGCCGGATCATCATAGCAGTAGAGAGTATATATAGTATGGACGGCGATGTAGCCGATCTCCCATCTTTGGTTGGTCTCAAAAAGCTATACCCTACCGTCGAGCTATATGTGGACGAAGCTCATGCCATAGGAGTAAGGGGAAAAACCGGTTTAGGCTTGGCGGAAGAGACTGCTACCATCGGGAAAATAGACTATCTGGTCGGCACATTCGGAAAAGCATTGGCCTCTATGGGTGCCTATATAGTCTGTGACAATGCCGTACGTGAATACCTGATCAATCGAAGTCGTTCGCTTATATTCTCCACAGCTTTACCACCTGCTACGATAGGATGGACTGAACTGATATTCCGTCGGCTACCTGAGTTTGTGATGGAGAGAAAGCGGTTGGAGGATTCTGCTACGCTTTTGCGTGATGCTATCAAGAAAAAAGGCATAGAAATGCCATCATCGAGTCACATCATTCCCTATATGGTAGGCGAAAATGCTCCTTGCATTGCGTTGTCCGAACATCTTCAGGACAATGGCTTCTTCGTACTCCCGAT